Below is a genomic region from Vanessa tameamea isolate UH-Manoa-2023 chromosome 14, ilVanTame1 primary haplotype, whole genome shotgun sequence.
CTTgcacattaaaaacaatatttatttatgatagtgTTACACGGTGCTACCTCGACTGGCTGACCTCCTTACCTTGGGGGGTGACTTCCGAAGAGAACCTCAAACTTGAAGAGGCTCAAGTTATCCTCGACGAAGATCATTACGGAATGGAGGATATCAAGAAGAGGATATTGGAGTTCATTGCCGTGTCACAACTCAAGGGGAGTACTCAGGGAAAGATATTATGCTTCCATGGACCACCCGGTGTTGGAAAAACTAGTATAGgtaatatataaacaagaatGCTTTTATGTATcgataaggttttttttaacccAAACCAAATATGGAGTCCGATATGTCATATCCCTTACAGAGCGTCACTCAAACACACaccgaatttaatttaacgtaaagGGACGTGCCTTCGAGCGAATGGATCTATATTCGCCATATATgaacaaattcataaaaatgaatatattttatttcagctcGTTCAATCGCCAGAGCCCTCAACAGGCAGTACTTCAGATTCTCGGTGGGGGGGATGACAGACGTTGCCGAGATAAAAGGCCACCGACGGACGTATGTGGGCGCCATGCCGGGGAAGCTGGTGCAGTGCCTGAAGAAGACTGGCACGGAGAACCCCCTCGTGCTCATCGATGAAGTGGACAAAATTGGAAAGTAAGTTGATGTTCATTGTTTTTTAACTTCTTCAGTGAATTGAATGAAGTGAATTCATCTTGTTATAAATCAAAAAGGTGAATTAGAGtaactgtaaaattatttatgcctATAAAGTCAgtaaaatcgaatatttttttatataatttgcttgaaaatttttaacttttttgtgTTACATCACCATTAAaccaaacttattttattttaaggagcTATTTATGTGTAATCTGATTATAACctgattattttaaatccaaCCTTGTTTATGTGAATCTtgcagtaatttaataatatgcgaCGGCGTTTGACTGATATCTTTCTAGAATAACATGACTGAAATAGTATATTTAGGTGACGCTCGTTggttatgatataaaaacatttatatttattaattcaatccTCTATTGCTGGaactaaatatatcaataaaatatgcaaattcGAAATCTATTCGAAATCCTTATCTAGCAGATCGGTTTTCCGGGTTTAGTGTTCAGCGTATCCTGTTACACAAAAGCCTCTTGGAACTGCTTTCGTTCATTTCAGTtctactagattttttttacattcttcTTTGGCAAGTTTTTgactttaaatacttttatttatcaaactgTACAACGTTTCATGATCACAGTACGCACAATTCTTTAtgactaaaattttatacagGTTAAGTCgagtataattaataagtttaatttcacGATCACTTCCAACAGAGGCATCCACGGCGATCCATCGTCAGCTCTCCTGGAACTCCTGGACCCGGAACAGAACGCCAACTTCCTAGATCACTACCTGGACGTGGCCGTCGACCTGTCTCGCGTGCTGTTCATATGCACGGCCAACGTGGTCGACCTCATCCCGGAGCCGCTGCGCGACAGGATGGAGCTCATCGACATGTCCGGTGAGTGGGGACCGCGCGTGCCGGGGGGACGATCCGGCCGAGGTCTCTTCGAGGGGTGACGAGCGCAGTCGACACCGGCTCACCGGCTCACCGCCTCCCATGGGCGCCGACAGGGTACGTGGCGGAGGAGAAGCTGGCGATCGCGCAGCAGTACCTCGTGCCGACGGCGCGCCGCAACTGCGGGCTGGCCGACGCGCAGCTCGAGCTCACGGCCGCCGCGCTCACCGCGCTCATCAAGTCCTACTGCCGCGAGAGCGGCGTGCGCAACCTGCAGAAGCACATCGAGAAGGTACGCCAAGGCACACCTCGGGCACGAGTCGACGGCCTCCTggctattttgttttttgatatttgtaaataataaaattgacaaaaagcAGATCCGCTGACATtcattcgccggttcttctcaggtcggggtgtttccttttccgaaccggtggtagtgtttagtTTGCCAATCAATATGTGAGTGTAGTGCTTCTGTACCGAGTaaagaaatttgatttgattgagatATTTTTGaaccatttataaatatttttgaggcATCTATTAATTCATACTAGtcgctcattggtcgaaattcattcataattacttacaaaaatataagatacattGATTCTAAATTTTGGAAAAATGAGGCTCAGGTAGATGATACTCCGtcattgttacaataaaaaaaaacaaagcaatgtcaaaataaaaaaatattaatttttaattactttgttgTCATTGGCGGTACGACCGACAACTATGATTGCTTAAATTTAACTGCAAATACAcgcactttatttttatttaatttatttactcacACTTATACAGTATGTAGATCAAATAGTTATACGATACTAGttttcgcctgcggcttcgGTCGGTAATTAGTCGTCAGTTCTTGGGCATAataaagtaacctatgtccttccttggagttcaagctacttcataccaaatattcAATTACGTTTTAGCCGTTTTGCCGTGacagagcaacagacagacaaaattacttttgcatttataatattatttttatatgatgaaataaaatttcgaaattcattttataaaagcgTTCATATCAGATGTGTATATGTGAACGTAATTctcataaaataacaatgaattatatatttaatacaaagtttGAATCTTCCAGATTGCTCGTAAAGTAGCGTATAAGATAGTGAAGCAAGAATCTGACAAGATGGTGGTGACTGACAGCAATTTATCCGAGCTGGTCGGGAAGCCGACCTTCAAACACGACCGCATGTACGACCAGACGCCACCAGGCGTCATCATGGGACTGGCCTGGACGGCCATGGGTGAGTTTTGGACTTAATTGGGAttggaataaaacaaataatatattaatagcatgcaaacatataaatataatttcacctaaaaaatttaaattaaaaattgatatattttatataattcagaatcaacattttatgtttaaactAGTTGTCTAAATTGTCAattaatctacattccgaaccggtggtactactttactttactttaaacagtttgttaaatgacgatttaaaagtgcttgtaaaagcctccttgaataaagtatattttgattttgtcggTTCTTCGCTCGCttttaggggttgatcgttAGGTTCGTTGCTAGGTATAAAAAGGAGATGTTCCTCCTCGGAAGTTTAAGGTTGGTTCTTACCAACtttcttcaattatttattggtttagtagtttggGAGTGAACAGcaacagcgtggtggagtaaatCGAAATCGTGTTGTCTCTTAGTGCAAGGCCTTTGCCCAGAAGTGGCGCGTTTCCTGGCTTTTATATTTTGAGTTAAttgcaacaaaaatataaggaacgtttcatatattataagaggtaatcatttttgttactgtgaatatatttAGTAACGAGCGTTTAACCTGGACACCAGGTGGCAGCACGCTGTACATAGAGACGGCGATCCGCAACCCGATGAAGGAGGACAAGCCGACCCCCGGCACGCTGGAGCTGACGGGCCACCTCGGCGACGTCATGAAGGAGTCCGCCCGGATAGCGCTCACCGTCGCCAGGAACTACCTCGCCGAGTACTATCCCGACAACAACTTCCTAAACACCAGGTAAAGCGACCGGTGGAGACCGCGACACTACGTTTAGTCCACCAATCTCGACGCTCTTAACGCCCGCCGTCGGCCCGGCCGCAGCCAGCTGCACCTGCACGTGCCCGAGGGCGCCACGCCCAAGGACGGCCCGTCGGCCGGCGTGACGGTGGCCAGCGCGCTGCTGTCGCTGGCGCTGCGGCGGCCGGCGCGCCCGCGCGTGGCCATGACGGGCGAGCTGTCGCTCACGGGCCGCGTGCTGCCCGTCGGCGGCATCAAGGAGAAGATCATCGCGGTGAGCGCCCTCGCTTTCCGTTTGCTTTTTGGTCGTCGTTTGGTATTCGATTTTACTCATCCTTCGCATTTACATTTCGAAACCGAATTTGAGTAATTCGGGTCCCTTCCGATTGAACAGAATTTACacgatacataaatttattaaatatacataacaagtCGTAGTAATAAGTCTTTTCATTCTGTCCGTCGGGAATCTACTGTAATTATTCGAATGTATCATTGGGACAAAAAACAAATCCGCTTCGACCGAATGATGAGATCGTCCTGTATCCCTGAAGGCGAAACGAGTGGGAGTCACGTGCGTCATATTGCCGGAAGAGAACCGGCGAGATTTCGACGACCTGCCCTCGTTCATCAAAGATGACATCGA
It encodes:
- the LOC113402220 gene encoding lon protease homolog, mitochondrial isoform X2, translated to MHTASAIVRNTVLFNPALRKSIQISRNVTKIASHLHLRPAEKTLINSIKPYGTRYAQICSHNNDFLLMNSFCNRRQYSTGNKNDPEEDEPIVDVKDETPLFSSQLPATVAVPEVWPQVPVIAINRNPVFPRFIKLIEISNPALIDLIRRKVKLNQPYIGIFLRKKEDEKSDVVSNLDDLHQVGVFAQIHEMQDMDYKLRLVVMAHRRIKITGQFVEDEVETGPAESDAERRRRKHRNSRRQRNDSDSEGEKETKKTPPDQVMMVKVENLMHEKFQQNEEVKALTQEIIKTIRDIINMNPLYRESLHHMLAQGQRVVDNPVYLSDLGASLTGAEPHELQAVLEEMDIPKRLMMSLSLLKKEYELSKLQQKIGKEVEEKVKQQHRKYILHEQLKVIKKELGLEKDDKDAIGDKFRERLADKKVPQAVQTVIDEELNKLNFLESHSSEFNVTRCYLDWLTSLPWGVTSEENLKLEEAQVILDEDHYGMEDIKKRILEFIAVSQLKGSTQGKILCFHGPPGVGKTSIARSIARALNRQYFRFSVGGMTDVAEIKGHRRTYVGAMPGKLVQCLKKTGTENPLVLIDEVDKIGKGIHGDPSSALLELLDPEQNANFLDHYLDVAVDLSRVLFICTANVVDLIPEPLRDRMELIDMSGYVAEEKLAIAQQYLVPTARRNCGLADAQLELTAAALTALIKSYCRESGVRNLQKHIEKIARKVAYKIVKQESDKMVVTDSNLSELVGKPTFKHDRMYDQTPPGVIMGLAWTAMGGSTLYIETAIRNPMKEDKPTPGTLELTGHLGDVMKESARIALTVARNYLAEYYPDNNFLNTSQLHLHVPEGATPKDGPSAGVTVASALLSLALRRPARPRVAMTGELSLTGRVLPVGGIKEKIIAAKRVGVTCVILPEENRRDFDDLPSFIKDDIDVHFVSDYEEVFKIAFEDEKRRVGELQ